The Paenibacillus macerans genome includes a window with the following:
- the nifN gene encoding nitrogenase iron-molybdenum cofactor biosynthesis protein NifN, whose amino-acid sequence MTINKTNKPLSCNPLKIGQPLGGVLALQGIYRSMPIIHGALGCTAFAKTLLTRHYREPIAVQTTALQEMDVIFDADRNLEEALETVLAKHRPDCVGVISTALTEASGADYAGRIKTFKRKRNLRDTLLVTCSLPDYRGSLESGYGAMVESIIDGLLEQTGRKPQRPVKRQVNLLPGSFLTAADVMELKETIASFGLEVIALPDMSTSLSGHLLTGFSPLTRGGVPLDSARQTLRSELTIAIGSSMERPARRLQNAAGIPYRVFDGVSGLAASDEFFYFLQEFSGEPVPWRYRWQRENLLDGMLDAHFNYAGATAVVALEPDHLVSAVSWLKEMGVGFQGLVASCETPSLQRRDEEIWIGDLEDAERLAAGADLWISNTHGKNGAERCGAAFMAMGFPVLDELGAYMSLTVGYRGTMELINKAGNRLIRREENQHARSVCHG is encoded by the coding sequence ATGACGATTAACAAAACGAACAAGCCGCTAAGCTGCAATCCTCTGAAAATCGGCCAGCCTCTCGGCGGAGTGCTGGCGCTGCAGGGCATCTACCGTTCAATGCCGATCATCCACGGGGCATTAGGCTGCACTGCGTTTGCGAAAACGCTGCTGACGCGGCATTACCGGGAGCCGATCGCGGTGCAGACGACCGCGCTGCAGGAGATGGACGTGATATTCGATGCCGACCGGAATTTGGAGGAGGCGCTCGAGACAGTGCTGGCGAAGCATCGCCCTGACTGCGTAGGCGTCATAAGCACCGCACTCACGGAAGCGTCGGGCGCGGATTACGCCGGACGAATCAAAACCTTCAAGCGCAAGCGCAATCTCCGCGACACGCTGCTGGTGACCTGTTCGCTGCCCGATTATCGCGGCTCTCTGGAGTCGGGGTACGGCGCGATGGTCGAGTCGATCATCGACGGCCTGCTGGAGCAGACGGGGCGCAAACCGCAGCGGCCGGTAAAACGCCAGGTGAACCTGCTGCCCGGTTCTTTTCTGACGGCGGCGGACGTGATGGAGCTTAAAGAAACCATTGCTTCGTTCGGGCTGGAAGTCATCGCCCTGCCCGATATGTCCACCTCATTATCGGGGCATCTGCTGACCGGTTTTTCGCCGCTCACCCGCGGCGGGGTACCGCTGGATTCCGCCCGGCAAACGCTCCGCTCGGAGCTGACGATCGCCATCGGCTCCAGCATGGAGCGTCCCGCCCGGAGACTGCAAAATGCGGCGGGTATTCCTTACCGGGTGTTTGACGGCGTATCGGGTCTTGCGGCCAGCGACGAATTTTTTTATTTTCTGCAGGAATTCAGCGGGGAACCCGTCCCTTGGCGTTACCGCTGGCAGCGGGAAAATCTGCTCGACGGCATGCTGGACGCCCATTTCAATTATGCGGGGGCGACGGCGGTCGTTGCCCTGGAGCCGGATCATCTCGTTTCGGCGGTCTCCTGGCTGAAGGAGATGGGCGTCGGCTTTCAAGGTCTGGTCGCCTCCTGCGAGACGCCGTCTTTGCAGCGACGAGACGAGGAAATCTGGATCGGCGATTTGGAAGATGCCGAGCGGCTGGCGGCCGGGGCGGACCTATGGATCAGCAATACGCACGGAAAAAACGGGGCCGAACGCTGCGGCGCGGCGTTTATGGCGATGGGTTTTCCGGTCCTCGACGAGCTTGGAGCCTACATGTCCCTGACGGTGGGGTATCGCGGGACGATGGAACTGATCAACAAAGCGGGCAACCGGCTCATCCGAAGGGAGGAGAACCAGCATGCGCGTAGCGTTTGCCACGGATGA
- the nifE gene encoding nitrogenase iron-molybdenum cofactor biosynthesis protein NifE has protein sequence MEAMSITGYAGMGDSCGKEEPQSKPCPRPKPGEAAGGCSFDGAQITLVPIADAAHLVHGPSACAGNSWGTRGSLSSGPRLSAYGFTTDLGEHDIIFGGEKKLRAAIEYIAKRFAPPAVFVYSTCVSALTGEDIDAVCKRAAAELGIACIPVNSPGFVGSKNLGTRLAGEALLQYVIGTAEPAAAMDTAVNLIGEYNIAGEIWDIEKLLNQAGIHVRAKITGDGRFKEIAGAHRAKVNMIVCSRALLGLGVKMERKYGIPYFEGSFYGAKETSYSLRQLAYLLGSREVERRVDRLVEHEEARVMRELAPLRKQLKGKRAVLYTGGVKSWSVISALQELGIKVVGVGTNKSTDGEIARIAERVGDDAVYISEGGAGRILKTVRERKADLVIAGGRNMYMALKEQIPFVDINQERHTAFAGYDGLIRLARQVAFALEHPVWNLVRTPAPWEREGHDDD, from the coding sequence ATGGAAGCGATGAGTATCACAGGTTATGCCGGAATGGGCGATTCCTGCGGCAAAGAGGAACCGCAAAGCAAGCCGTGTCCGCGGCCGAAACCCGGCGAAGCCGCGGGCGGCTGCTCGTTTGACGGAGCGCAAATTACGCTTGTTCCGATCGCGGACGCGGCGCATCTGGTTCACGGTCCCAGCGCGTGCGCCGGGAACAGCTGGGGGACGAGGGGCAGCTTGTCGAGCGGGCCGCGGCTGTCGGCATACGGCTTTACGACTGATCTGGGCGAGCATGACATCATTTTCGGCGGAGAGAAAAAATTGCGCGCGGCGATCGAATATATCGCGAAGCGTTTTGCGCCGCCGGCGGTTTTTGTATATTCGACCTGCGTCTCGGCGCTTACGGGGGAAGACATCGACGCGGTATGCAAGCGGGCGGCCGCCGAACTGGGAATCGCCTGCATTCCCGTCAACAGTCCAGGATTCGTCGGCAGCAAAAACTTAGGCACCCGCCTGGCCGGGGAGGCGCTCCTTCAATACGTGATCGGCACCGCGGAGCCTGCCGCCGCCATGGACACGGCCGTGAATCTGATCGGCGAATACAACATCGCCGGCGAAATCTGGGATATCGAAAAGCTCCTAAATCAGGCCGGCATCCACGTTCGTGCCAAAATAACGGGGGACGGAAGATTTAAGGAAATTGCCGGGGCGCACCGGGCCAAAGTCAATATGATCGTGTGCAGCCGGGCGCTGCTGGGCCTCGGGGTCAAAATGGAGCGAAAATACGGGATTCCTTATTTCGAGGGATCGTTTTACGGAGCCAAGGAAACGAGCTATTCCCTGCGGCAGCTGGCTTATCTGCTGGGCAGCCGGGAGGTGGAGCGGCGCGTCGACCGCCTGGTCGAGCATGAGGAAGCCCGCGTGATGCGCGAGCTGGCGCCGCTGCGCAAACAGCTCAAAGGCAAACGGGCGGTGTTGTATACCGGCGGCGTCAAAAGCTGGTCGGTGATCTCCGCGCTGCAGGAGCTCGGGATCAAGGTGGTTGGCGTCGGCACGAATAAAAGCACCGACGGAGAGATCGCCCGGATCGCCGAACGGGTCGGAGACGACGCGGTCTACATTTCCGAAGGGGGAGCCGGGCGCATTCTCAAAACGGTGCGTGAACGCAAGGCCGACCTGGTCATCGCCGGCGGACGCAACATGTACATGGCCTTAAAGGAGCAAATCCCGTTCGTGGACATTAACCAGGAGCGGCATACCGCGTTTGCGGGTTACGACGGGTTAATCCGCCTCGCCAGGCAGGTGGCGTTTGCCCTTGAGCATCCGGTGTGGAACCTGGTGCGGACGCCGGCACCTTGGGAAAGGGAGGGACATGATGACGATTAA